From the genome of Equus przewalskii isolate Varuska unplaced genomic scaffold, EquPr2 ChrUn-7, whole genome shotgun sequence, one region includes:
- the LOC103559226 gene encoding Fc receptor-like protein 5 isoform X1, producing the protein MLLWVSLLVLAPISGQFATSSKSVISVHPPWTVAFPGEKVKLVCSGSHFKRPEMSTPYRWYYRGKQISETSSNTYEVHDSGEYRCQAPDSIKSSSVSLLFSQATLILQAPLYVFEGDSVVLRCRAKAGVALTNVILYKNDRLLAFLSNTSDFHIHQADLKDNGAYKCSGFKKDSSSVVSNRVKIQVQELFPPPVMKASSFQPIEGELVTLTCETQLPSQKSDVRLQFCFFKDGQTLQSGWSSSPEFQINTIWREDSGSYWCQAQAVTSLVWKQSQTSKIYVQRGVAKVQIHTRPALEFVIPGQELVLICSVDGVPGLVRISWYKTSNKESMKIKIQNSLEAEFKISMVKNSDAGEYYCEANNGGLSFLSKPVTINVKVPVSPPGLTLSPPGDRALEGDMVTLHCEAQRGSLPIQYQFFREDVFLKEIEVTSLRTSSFSFSLTAEHSGNYYCTADNGLGAQRSRAVHLSVIVPVSHPVLTLSPPGPWAVEGDLMTLHCVAQKGSPPIQYRFYHGDVTLGSSSVPSGGGASFSFSVTSELSGNYHCTADNGFGSHKSEAISLSVTVPVSRPVLTIRTPRAQPVVGDIVELHCEAQRGSPPILYQFYHEDVILGSSSTPSGGSSLSLFLTEEHSGKYACVVSNGWGSQRSDTVSLSVRVPVSHAVLTLRAPRAQTVEGDMVELHCEARRGSPPIWYQFYHEDVTLGSSSAPSGGGASFNLSLTAEHSGNYFCKANNDLGAQHSEVVTFNVLVPVSRPVLTLRAPRSQAMVGDMVELHCEVQRGSPPILYQFYHENVTLESSSAPYGGGASFNLSLTTQHSGNYSCEANNGLGAQHSEAVTLSITGLTGSRSGPVATGVTGGLLSLLGLAAAALLLYYWLPRKAGGKSNSDPSRRPSSSDSQEPTYHNVPTWIELQPVYSNVNPEGEDVVYTEVRSIQKGNKHAAASTPGLLKNSDSSVIYSQVRVASTPASRPQLLASSAPHR; encoded by the exons ATGCTGCTTTGGGTGTCACTGCTGGTCCTGG cTCCTATCAGTGGACAGTTTG caACTTCATCCAAATCTGTGATTTCTGTCCATCCTCCATGGACCGTTGCCTTCCCAGGAGAGAAGGTGAAACTGGTTTGCAGTGGATCTCATTTCAAGCGACCAGAGATGTCAACACCATACCGTTGGTATTATAGGGGGAAACAAATAAGCGAAACCTCAAGTAACACCTATGAGGTTCACGATTCTGGAGAGTACAGATGCCAGGCCCCAGACTCAATAAAAAGTAGCTCTGTGAGCTTGCTCTTTTCTCAAG CTACCCTGATCCTTCAGGCTCCACTTTATGTGTTTGAAGGAGACTCTGTGGTTCTGAGATGCCGAGCAAAGGCAGGAGTAGCACTGACTAATGTGATCCTATACAAGAATGATAGATTGCTGGCATTCCTTAGTAACACCTCTGACTTTCACATTCATCAAGCAGATCTGAAGGACAATGGAGCATATAAGTGTAGTGGATTTAAGAAAGACAGTAGCTCTGTTGTTTCAAACAGAGTCAAGATCCAAGTCCAAG AGCTGTTTCCACCTCCTGTGATGAAAGCCAGCTCCTTCCAGCCAATCGAGGGGGAACTCGTGACCCTGACCTGTGAGACCCAGCTCCCTTCACAGAAGTCAGATGTCCGGCTCCAGTTCTGCTTCTTCAAAGATGGACAGACCCTGCAGTCAGGGTGGAGCAGCTCCCCAGAATTCCAGATCAACACCATATGGAGAGAAGACTCAGGGTCTTACTGGTGCCAGGCACAGGCAGTGACTTCCCTTGTCTGGAAACAGAGCCAGACATCCAAGATATATGTGCAGA GAGGTGTTGCCAAGGTCCAAATACACACCCGCCCTGCCTTAGAGTTCGTGATTCCAGGACAGGAATTGGTCCTCATCTGCTCAGTAGATGGAGTCCCAGGGCTTGTCAGAATCTCCTGGTACAAAACATCAAACAAGGAAAGTATGAAAATAAAGATTCAGAATTCCCTGGAAGCAGAATTCAAGATCTCCATGGTGAAAAACAGCGATGCTGGAGAGTATTACTGTGAAGCCAACAATGGTGGCCTCTCCTTTCTCAGCAAGCCAGTGACCATCAATGTGAAAG tTCCTGTATCTCCTCCTGGCCTCACTCTCAGCCCTCCTGGGGACCGGGCTCTTGAAGGAGATATGGTAACACTTCActgtgaagcccagagaggttctCTTCCAATCCAGTACCAGTTTTTTCGTGAAGATGTATTTCTCAAGGAGATAGAAGTCACTTCATTGAGAACAAGTTCCTTCAGCTTCTCTCTGACTGCAGAGCATTCTGGGAACTACTATTGCACCGCTGACAATGGCCTGGGGGCCCAGCGCAGCAGAGCAGTGCACCTCTCCGTCATCG ttccaGTGTCTCATCCTGTCCTCACCCTCagccctcctgggccctgggctgtTGAGGGAGATTTGATGACACTTCACTGTGTAGCCCAGAAAGGCTCTCCCCCAATCCAGTACCGGTTTTATCATGGGGACGTCACCCTGGGGAGCAGTTCAGTCCCGTCTGGAGGAGGAGCATCCTTCAGCTTCTCTGTGACCTCAGAGCTCTCTGGGAACTACCACTGTACAGCTGACAATGGCTTTGGTTCCCATAAAAGTGAGGCCATTAGCCTCTCTGTCACAG TTCCAGTGTCTCGCCCTGTCCTCACCATCAGGactcccagggcccagcctgtgGTTGGGGACATAGTGGAGCTTCACTGTGAGGCCCAGCGAGGCTCTCCCCCAATCCTGTACCAGTTTTATCATGAGGATGTCATCCTGGGGAGCAGCTCAACTCCCTCTGGAGGATCTTCCTTGAGCCTCTTTCTGACtgaagaacattctggaaaatatgCCTGTGTGGTCAGCAATGGCTGGGGGTCTCAGCGCAGTGACACAGTATCACTCAGTGTCAGAG ttcCAGTGTCTCACGCTGTCCTCACCCTTAGGGCTCCCAGGGCCCAGACTGTGGAGGGGGACATGGTGGAGCTTCACTGTGAGGCCCGGAGAGGATCTCCCCCCATCTGGTACCAGTTTTATCATGAAGATGTAACCCTAGGGAGCAGCTCGGCCCCCTCTGGAGGAGGAGCATCTTTCAACCTCTCCCTGACTGCAGAACATTCTGGAAACTACTTCTGCAAGGCCAACAATGACCTGGGGGCCCAGCACAGTGAGGTGGTGACATTCAATGTCTTGG TTCCAGTGTCTCGCCCTGTCCTCACCCTCAGGGCTCCCAGGTCCCAGGCTATGGTGGGGGACATGGTGGAGCTTCACTGTGAGGTCCAGAGAGGCTCTCCTCCGATCCTGTACCAGTTTTATCATGAGAACGTCACCCTGGAGAGCAGCTCGGCCCCCTATGGAGGAGGAGCATCCTTCAACCTCTCTCTGACCACACAGCATTCTGGGAACTACTCCTGTGAAGCCAACAATGGCCTGGGGGCCCAGCACAGTGAGGCAGTGACGCTTTCCATCACAG GGCTGACAGGGAGCAGAAGCGGCCCTGTCGCCACAGGTGTCACCGGTGGACTGCTCAGCCTGTTGGGCCTTGCTGCTGCGGCACTGCTGCTCTATTACTGGCTCCCAAGAAAAGCAG GAGGAAAGTCTAACTCCGACCCTTCCAG GAGGCCTTCAAGCTCAGACTCCCAAGAGCCCACCTACCACAATGTGCCAACCTGGATAGAACTGCAACCAGTGTACAGCAATG TAAATCCTGAAGGAGAAGACGTGGTGTACACGGAAGTCCGGAGCATTCAGAAGGGAAACAAACATGCAG cAGCCTCCACACCAGGGCTTCTCAAGAACTCG GATTCCTCTGTCATCTACTCCCAGGTGAGGGTGGCTTCAACTCCAGCCTCTCGGCCTCAGCTCTTGGCTTCCTCGGCTCCTCACCGATGA
- the LOC103559226 gene encoding Fc receptor-like protein 5 isoform X2, protein MLLWVSLLVLAPISGQFATSSKSVISVHPPWTVAFPGEKVKLVCSGSHFKRPEMSTPYRWYYRGKQISETSSNTYEVHDSGEYRCQAPDSIKSSSVSLLFSQATLILQAPLYVFEGDSVVLRCRAKAGVALTNVILYKNDRLLAFLSNTSDFHIHQADLKDNGAYKCSGFKKDSSSVVSNRVKIQVQELFPPPVMKASSFQPIEGELVTLTCETQLPSQKSDVRLQFCFFKDGQTLQSGWSSSPEFQINTIWREDSGSYWCQAQAVTSLVWKQSQTSKIYVQRGVAKVQIHTRPALEFVIPGQELVLICSVDGVPGLVRISWYKTSNKESMKIKIQNSLEAEFKISMVKNSDAGEYYCEANNGGLSFLSKPVTINVKVPVSPPGLTLSPPGDRALEGDMVTLHCEAQRGSLPIQYQFFREDVFLKEIEVTSLRTSSFSFSLTAEHSGNYYCTADNGLGAQRSRAVHLSVIVPVSHPVLTLSPPGPWAVEGDLMTLHCVAQKGSPPIQYRFYHGDVTLGSSSVPSGGGASFSFSVTSELSGNYHCTADNGFGSHKSEAISLSVTVPVSRPVLTIRTPRAQPVVGDIVELHCEAQRGSPPILYQFYHEDVILGSSSTPSGGSSLSLFLTEEHSGKYACVVSNGWGSQRSDTVSLSVRVPVSHAVLTLRAPRAQTVEGDMVELHCEARRGSPPIWYQFYHEDVTLGSSSAPSGGGASFNLSLTAEHSGNYFCKANNDLGAQHSEVVTFNVLVPVSRPVLTLRAPRSQAMVGDMVELHCEVQRGSPPILYQFYHENVTLESSSAPYGGGASFNLSLTTQHSGNYSCEANNGLGAQHSEAVTLSITGLTGSRSGPVATGVTGGLLSLLGLAAAALLLYYWLPRKAGGKSNSDPSRRPSSSDSQEPTYHNVPTWIELQPVYSNVNPEGEDVVYTEVRSIQKGNKHAASTPGLLKNSDSSVIYSQVRVASTPASRPQLLASSAPHR, encoded by the exons ATGCTGCTTTGGGTGTCACTGCTGGTCCTGG cTCCTATCAGTGGACAGTTTG caACTTCATCCAAATCTGTGATTTCTGTCCATCCTCCATGGACCGTTGCCTTCCCAGGAGAGAAGGTGAAACTGGTTTGCAGTGGATCTCATTTCAAGCGACCAGAGATGTCAACACCATACCGTTGGTATTATAGGGGGAAACAAATAAGCGAAACCTCAAGTAACACCTATGAGGTTCACGATTCTGGAGAGTACAGATGCCAGGCCCCAGACTCAATAAAAAGTAGCTCTGTGAGCTTGCTCTTTTCTCAAG CTACCCTGATCCTTCAGGCTCCACTTTATGTGTTTGAAGGAGACTCTGTGGTTCTGAGATGCCGAGCAAAGGCAGGAGTAGCACTGACTAATGTGATCCTATACAAGAATGATAGATTGCTGGCATTCCTTAGTAACACCTCTGACTTTCACATTCATCAAGCAGATCTGAAGGACAATGGAGCATATAAGTGTAGTGGATTTAAGAAAGACAGTAGCTCTGTTGTTTCAAACAGAGTCAAGATCCAAGTCCAAG AGCTGTTTCCACCTCCTGTGATGAAAGCCAGCTCCTTCCAGCCAATCGAGGGGGAACTCGTGACCCTGACCTGTGAGACCCAGCTCCCTTCACAGAAGTCAGATGTCCGGCTCCAGTTCTGCTTCTTCAAAGATGGACAGACCCTGCAGTCAGGGTGGAGCAGCTCCCCAGAATTCCAGATCAACACCATATGGAGAGAAGACTCAGGGTCTTACTGGTGCCAGGCACAGGCAGTGACTTCCCTTGTCTGGAAACAGAGCCAGACATCCAAGATATATGTGCAGA GAGGTGTTGCCAAGGTCCAAATACACACCCGCCCTGCCTTAGAGTTCGTGATTCCAGGACAGGAATTGGTCCTCATCTGCTCAGTAGATGGAGTCCCAGGGCTTGTCAGAATCTCCTGGTACAAAACATCAAACAAGGAAAGTATGAAAATAAAGATTCAGAATTCCCTGGAAGCAGAATTCAAGATCTCCATGGTGAAAAACAGCGATGCTGGAGAGTATTACTGTGAAGCCAACAATGGTGGCCTCTCCTTTCTCAGCAAGCCAGTGACCATCAATGTGAAAG tTCCTGTATCTCCTCCTGGCCTCACTCTCAGCCCTCCTGGGGACCGGGCTCTTGAAGGAGATATGGTAACACTTCActgtgaagcccagagaggttctCTTCCAATCCAGTACCAGTTTTTTCGTGAAGATGTATTTCTCAAGGAGATAGAAGTCACTTCATTGAGAACAAGTTCCTTCAGCTTCTCTCTGACTGCAGAGCATTCTGGGAACTACTATTGCACCGCTGACAATGGCCTGGGGGCCCAGCGCAGCAGAGCAGTGCACCTCTCCGTCATCG ttccaGTGTCTCATCCTGTCCTCACCCTCagccctcctgggccctgggctgtTGAGGGAGATTTGATGACACTTCACTGTGTAGCCCAGAAAGGCTCTCCCCCAATCCAGTACCGGTTTTATCATGGGGACGTCACCCTGGGGAGCAGTTCAGTCCCGTCTGGAGGAGGAGCATCCTTCAGCTTCTCTGTGACCTCAGAGCTCTCTGGGAACTACCACTGTACAGCTGACAATGGCTTTGGTTCCCATAAAAGTGAGGCCATTAGCCTCTCTGTCACAG TTCCAGTGTCTCGCCCTGTCCTCACCATCAGGactcccagggcccagcctgtgGTTGGGGACATAGTGGAGCTTCACTGTGAGGCCCAGCGAGGCTCTCCCCCAATCCTGTACCAGTTTTATCATGAGGATGTCATCCTGGGGAGCAGCTCAACTCCCTCTGGAGGATCTTCCTTGAGCCTCTTTCTGACtgaagaacattctggaaaatatgCCTGTGTGGTCAGCAATGGCTGGGGGTCTCAGCGCAGTGACACAGTATCACTCAGTGTCAGAG ttcCAGTGTCTCACGCTGTCCTCACCCTTAGGGCTCCCAGGGCCCAGACTGTGGAGGGGGACATGGTGGAGCTTCACTGTGAGGCCCGGAGAGGATCTCCCCCCATCTGGTACCAGTTTTATCATGAAGATGTAACCCTAGGGAGCAGCTCGGCCCCCTCTGGAGGAGGAGCATCTTTCAACCTCTCCCTGACTGCAGAACATTCTGGAAACTACTTCTGCAAGGCCAACAATGACCTGGGGGCCCAGCACAGTGAGGTGGTGACATTCAATGTCTTGG TTCCAGTGTCTCGCCCTGTCCTCACCCTCAGGGCTCCCAGGTCCCAGGCTATGGTGGGGGACATGGTGGAGCTTCACTGTGAGGTCCAGAGAGGCTCTCCTCCGATCCTGTACCAGTTTTATCATGAGAACGTCACCCTGGAGAGCAGCTCGGCCCCCTATGGAGGAGGAGCATCCTTCAACCTCTCTCTGACCACACAGCATTCTGGGAACTACTCCTGTGAAGCCAACAATGGCCTGGGGGCCCAGCACAGTGAGGCAGTGACGCTTTCCATCACAG GGCTGACAGGGAGCAGAAGCGGCCCTGTCGCCACAGGTGTCACCGGTGGACTGCTCAGCCTGTTGGGCCTTGCTGCTGCGGCACTGCTGCTCTATTACTGGCTCCCAAGAAAAGCAG GAGGAAAGTCTAACTCCGACCCTTCCAG GAGGCCTTCAAGCTCAGACTCCCAAGAGCCCACCTACCACAATGTGCCAACCTGGATAGAACTGCAACCAGTGTACAGCAATG TAAATCCTGAAGGAGAAGACGTGGTGTACACGGAAGTCCGGAGCATTCAGAAGGGAAACAAACATGCAG CCTCCACACCAGGGCTTCTCAAGAACTCG GATTCCTCTGTCATCTACTCCCAGGTGAGGGTGGCTTCAACTCCAGCCTCTCGGCCTCAGCTCTTGGCTTCCTCGGCTCCTCACCGATGA
- the LOC103559226 gene encoding Fc receptor-like protein 5 isoform X3 codes for MLLWVSLLVLAPISGQFATSSKSVISVHPPWTVAFPGEKVKLVCSGSHFKRPEMSTPYRWYYRGKQISETSSNTYEVHDSGEYRCQAPDSIKSSSVSLLFSQATLILQAPLYVFEGDSVVLRCRAKAGVALTNVILYKNDRLLAFLSNTSDFHIHQADLKDNGAYKCSGFKKDSSSVVSNRVKIQVQELFPPPVMKASSFQPIEGELVTLTCETQLPSQKSDVRLQFCFFKDGQTLQSGWSSSPEFQINTIWREDSGSYWCQAQAVTSLVWKQSQTSKIYVQRGVAKVQIHTRPALEFVIPGQELVLICSVDGVPGLVRISWYKTSNKESMKIKIQNSLEAEFKISMVKNSDAGEYYCEANNGGLSFLSKPVTINVKVPVSPPGLTLSPPGDRALEGDMVTLHCEAQRGSLPIQYQFFREDVFLKEIEVTSLRTSSFSFSLTAEHSGNYYCTADNGLGAQRSRAVHLSVIVPVSHPVLTLSPPGPWAVEGDLMTLHCVAQKGSPPIQYRFYHGDVTLGSSSVPSGGGASFSFSVTSELSGNYHCTADNGFGSHKSEAISLSVTVPVSRPVLTIRTPRAQPVVGDIVELHCEAQRGSPPILYQFYHEDVILGSSSTPSGGSSLSLFLTEEHSGKYACVVSNGWGSQRSDTVSLSVRVPVSHAVLTLRAPRAQTVEGDMVELHCEARRGSPPIWYQFYHEDVTLGSSSAPSGGGASFNLSLTAEHSGNYFCKANNDLGAQHSEVVTFNVLVPVSRPVLTLRAPRSQAMVGDMVELHCEVQRGSPPILYQFYHENVTLESSSAPYGGGASFNLSLTTQHSGNYSCEANNGLGAQHSEAVTLSITGLTGSRSGPVATGVTGGLLSLLGLAAAALLLYYWLPRKAGGKSNSDPSRRPSSSDSQEPTYHNVPTWIELQPVYSNGEDVVYTEVRSIQKGNKHAAASTPGLLKNSDSSVIYSQVRVASTPASRPQLLASSAPHR; via the exons ATGCTGCTTTGGGTGTCACTGCTGGTCCTGG cTCCTATCAGTGGACAGTTTG caACTTCATCCAAATCTGTGATTTCTGTCCATCCTCCATGGACCGTTGCCTTCCCAGGAGAGAAGGTGAAACTGGTTTGCAGTGGATCTCATTTCAAGCGACCAGAGATGTCAACACCATACCGTTGGTATTATAGGGGGAAACAAATAAGCGAAACCTCAAGTAACACCTATGAGGTTCACGATTCTGGAGAGTACAGATGCCAGGCCCCAGACTCAATAAAAAGTAGCTCTGTGAGCTTGCTCTTTTCTCAAG CTACCCTGATCCTTCAGGCTCCACTTTATGTGTTTGAAGGAGACTCTGTGGTTCTGAGATGCCGAGCAAAGGCAGGAGTAGCACTGACTAATGTGATCCTATACAAGAATGATAGATTGCTGGCATTCCTTAGTAACACCTCTGACTTTCACATTCATCAAGCAGATCTGAAGGACAATGGAGCATATAAGTGTAGTGGATTTAAGAAAGACAGTAGCTCTGTTGTTTCAAACAGAGTCAAGATCCAAGTCCAAG AGCTGTTTCCACCTCCTGTGATGAAAGCCAGCTCCTTCCAGCCAATCGAGGGGGAACTCGTGACCCTGACCTGTGAGACCCAGCTCCCTTCACAGAAGTCAGATGTCCGGCTCCAGTTCTGCTTCTTCAAAGATGGACAGACCCTGCAGTCAGGGTGGAGCAGCTCCCCAGAATTCCAGATCAACACCATATGGAGAGAAGACTCAGGGTCTTACTGGTGCCAGGCACAGGCAGTGACTTCCCTTGTCTGGAAACAGAGCCAGACATCCAAGATATATGTGCAGA GAGGTGTTGCCAAGGTCCAAATACACACCCGCCCTGCCTTAGAGTTCGTGATTCCAGGACAGGAATTGGTCCTCATCTGCTCAGTAGATGGAGTCCCAGGGCTTGTCAGAATCTCCTGGTACAAAACATCAAACAAGGAAAGTATGAAAATAAAGATTCAGAATTCCCTGGAAGCAGAATTCAAGATCTCCATGGTGAAAAACAGCGATGCTGGAGAGTATTACTGTGAAGCCAACAATGGTGGCCTCTCCTTTCTCAGCAAGCCAGTGACCATCAATGTGAAAG tTCCTGTATCTCCTCCTGGCCTCACTCTCAGCCCTCCTGGGGACCGGGCTCTTGAAGGAGATATGGTAACACTTCActgtgaagcccagagaggttctCTTCCAATCCAGTACCAGTTTTTTCGTGAAGATGTATTTCTCAAGGAGATAGAAGTCACTTCATTGAGAACAAGTTCCTTCAGCTTCTCTCTGACTGCAGAGCATTCTGGGAACTACTATTGCACCGCTGACAATGGCCTGGGGGCCCAGCGCAGCAGAGCAGTGCACCTCTCCGTCATCG ttccaGTGTCTCATCCTGTCCTCACCCTCagccctcctgggccctgggctgtTGAGGGAGATTTGATGACACTTCACTGTGTAGCCCAGAAAGGCTCTCCCCCAATCCAGTACCGGTTTTATCATGGGGACGTCACCCTGGGGAGCAGTTCAGTCCCGTCTGGAGGAGGAGCATCCTTCAGCTTCTCTGTGACCTCAGAGCTCTCTGGGAACTACCACTGTACAGCTGACAATGGCTTTGGTTCCCATAAAAGTGAGGCCATTAGCCTCTCTGTCACAG TTCCAGTGTCTCGCCCTGTCCTCACCATCAGGactcccagggcccagcctgtgGTTGGGGACATAGTGGAGCTTCACTGTGAGGCCCAGCGAGGCTCTCCCCCAATCCTGTACCAGTTTTATCATGAGGATGTCATCCTGGGGAGCAGCTCAACTCCCTCTGGAGGATCTTCCTTGAGCCTCTTTCTGACtgaagaacattctggaaaatatgCCTGTGTGGTCAGCAATGGCTGGGGGTCTCAGCGCAGTGACACAGTATCACTCAGTGTCAGAG ttcCAGTGTCTCACGCTGTCCTCACCCTTAGGGCTCCCAGGGCCCAGACTGTGGAGGGGGACATGGTGGAGCTTCACTGTGAGGCCCGGAGAGGATCTCCCCCCATCTGGTACCAGTTTTATCATGAAGATGTAACCCTAGGGAGCAGCTCGGCCCCCTCTGGAGGAGGAGCATCTTTCAACCTCTCCCTGACTGCAGAACATTCTGGAAACTACTTCTGCAAGGCCAACAATGACCTGGGGGCCCAGCACAGTGAGGTGGTGACATTCAATGTCTTGG TTCCAGTGTCTCGCCCTGTCCTCACCCTCAGGGCTCCCAGGTCCCAGGCTATGGTGGGGGACATGGTGGAGCTTCACTGTGAGGTCCAGAGAGGCTCTCCTCCGATCCTGTACCAGTTTTATCATGAGAACGTCACCCTGGAGAGCAGCTCGGCCCCCTATGGAGGAGGAGCATCCTTCAACCTCTCTCTGACCACACAGCATTCTGGGAACTACTCCTGTGAAGCCAACAATGGCCTGGGGGCCCAGCACAGTGAGGCAGTGACGCTTTCCATCACAG GGCTGACAGGGAGCAGAAGCGGCCCTGTCGCCACAGGTGTCACCGGTGGACTGCTCAGCCTGTTGGGCCTTGCTGCTGCGGCACTGCTGCTCTATTACTGGCTCCCAAGAAAAGCAG GAGGAAAGTCTAACTCCGACCCTTCCAG GAGGCCTTCAAGCTCAGACTCCCAAGAGCCCACCTACCACAATGTGCCAACCTGGATAGAACTGCAACCAGTGTACAGCAATG GAGAAGACGTGGTGTACACGGAAGTCCGGAGCATTCAGAAGGGAAACAAACATGCAG cAGCCTCCACACCAGGGCTTCTCAAGAACTCG GATTCCTCTGTCATCTACTCCCAGGTGAGGGTGGCTTCAACTCCAGCCTCTCGGCCTCAGCTCTTGGCTTCCTCGGCTCCTCACCGATGA